The Candidatus Nitrosocosmicus franklandus genome contains a region encoding:
- a CDS encoding phage/plasmid primase, P4 family, giving the protein MTHKTERWLPNPNDWADYWYHKQKCNVIPYDTKNRYPILGSYKEYQHNRIPNDVFEEWKNEGLFEKGMAIFPGKLYLDITKKDNNNSHLYLVAIDLDKKEAIEEFCSLNGKNITLKELAEKTIVEQHEDDLNRAHIYMLSPIPFPGKGPDSKIGIEVKSKAEHGIMFCSPSFHKNGQRYQIIGTTEPCVLNNIQAIEMIQHINNICKRHGIEYVEKKNGLRVELRNIIKNLKIRNNIEIVIHEGERHDQLISVANSLLFRHYHEKKDGTNNAVKLKAFLEEINLKFCKPEPLSQDELDTIWNSCIEFVRSHKDFVFNKSKQQSKIDLIEEATEHIFQNYHFLTLEETKEILYYQKGVYVPGGEIIIEKEAENIFGYDLANKHLSEIKGHIIRKTYHRREELDADINIINLQNGLYDISKDKLNPHTPNYLSVNQKPIVFNPSMKPKLFGKFLKDVLYSGEIRTAVEAMAYTFYRDTPFEYFFKLFGYGSNGKSVFTGLLTKLHDDKNISNVSISALLENRFSLADLEFKDVNIDTELTYAVIKDTTILKKLTGGKKQPIRIERKNQNAYDTYLHAKLFFNANIIRESIDQTAAYYRREVLISFPFTFEGRRDDPYLLQRLSSEEELSGIFNVSMTALRRILKNNGIFLNEKTVEQKRKKSERANDPVKVFLEEAVAEDSAADEWISKSELHQAYIRFCNKYKLAFKSIEAFGKDLKRLRPNISEGKKSKQDEKRKTCWFGLRLTPEYQLDIGKQQQITFSMNGLSGLS; this is encoded by the coding sequence TTGACGCATAAAACGGAGAGATGGTTACCGAATCCCAACGATTGGGCGGATTATTGGTATCATAAACAAAAATGCAATGTCATTCCATATGATACTAAAAATAGGTATCCAATATTAGGTTCATACAAAGAATACCAGCATAACCGTATTCCTAATGATGTCTTTGAAGAATGGAAAAACGAAGGTTTATTTGAGAAGGGAATGGCCATTTTTCCTGGAAAGTTATATCTAGATATAACTAAAAAGGACAATAATAACTCTCATCTATATCTTGTGGCGATTGACCTGGATAAAAAAGAAGCCATAGAGGAATTTTGCAGTCTTAATGGAAAAAATATAACTCTCAAAGAGCTAGCAGAAAAAACAATTGTTGAACAACACGAGGATGATTTGAATAGAGCTCATATTTATATGTTATCACCCATTCCCTTCCCTGGCAAAGGGCCTGATTCTAAGATAGGAATTGAAGTAAAAAGCAAAGCAGAACATGGAATAATGTTTTGTTCTCCATCATTTCATAAAAATGGACAAAGATACCAAATAATTGGAACTACAGAACCTTGTGTATTGAACAATATACAGGCCATAGAAATGATTCAACACATTAACAACATCTGTAAACGACATGGAATAGAATATGTAGAAAAAAAGAATGGATTGAGGGTCGAGCTCAGAAATATAATCAAAAATCTCAAAATAAGGAACAATATAGAAATTGTTATACATGAAGGCGAACGACACGATCAACTAATCTCAGTTGCCAATTCATTATTATTTCGTCATTATCATGAAAAAAAAGATGGCACAAATAACGCAGTCAAATTAAAAGCTTTTCTTGAAGAGATAAACCTAAAGTTCTGTAAACCGGAGCCGTTATCACAAGATGAACTGGATACTATTTGGAATAGTTGTATAGAATTTGTAAGATCTCATAAGGATTTCGTCTTTAATAAGAGTAAACAACAATCCAAAATCGATCTAATAGAAGAGGCAACAGAACACATTTTTCAAAATTATCATTTCCTGACTCTGGAAGAGACAAAAGAGATCCTATATTATCAAAAAGGAGTGTATGTTCCAGGTGGAGAAATAATAATTGAAAAAGAGGCCGAAAATATTTTTGGGTATGATCTTGCTAACAAGCACTTATCCGAGATAAAGGGCCACATTATCCGAAAGACATATCATAGGAGAGAGGAACTTGATGCAGATATTAATATCATAAACCTTCAGAATGGTCTATATGATATTTCTAAAGATAAATTGAATCCGCACACTCCTAATTATCTTTCAGTGAATCAGAAACCGATCGTGTTTAATCCAAGCATGAAACCCAAGCTGTTTGGAAAATTTCTAAAGGATGTGTTATATTCAGGAGAAATAAGAACTGCTGTAGAAGCCATGGCTTATACATTTTACAGGGATACTCCGTTTGAATACTTCTTCAAGTTGTTTGGATACGGTTCAAACGGTAAAAGCGTCTTTACTGGATTGCTTACCAAATTGCATGACGATAAGAACATTAGTAATGTTTCTATTTCTGCTTTGTTAGAGAATAGGTTCTCCCTTGCCGATTTAGAATTTAAGGATGTAAATATAGATACTGAGCTAACATATGCTGTTATAAAGGATACAACAATTCTAAAGAAGCTTACAGGAGGAAAAAAGCAGCCAATACGAATAGAAAGAAAAAATCAAAACGCCTACGATACGTATTTGCATGCGAAGTTATTTTTTAATGCTAATATAATTCGAGAATCAATTGATCAAACTGCTGCATATTATCGCCGAGAAGTATTAATCAGCTTTCCCTTTACTTTTGAAGGTAGGAGAGACGATCCCTATCTTCTTCAAAGGTTGAGCTCAGAAGAGGAATTGTCGGGAATATTTAATGTATCGATGACGGCACTAAGGAGAATCTTAAAAAATAATGGAATCTTTCTCAATGAAAAAACTGTAGAACAAAAAAGAAAGAAATCAGAAAGAGCAAATGACCCCGTCAAGGTATTTCTTGAAGAGGCTGTAGCGGAAGATTCCGCTGCTGATGAATGGATAAGCAAGTCTGAATTGCATCAAGCGTATATTAGATTCTGTAATAAATACAAATTAGCCTTTAAATCTATTGAGGCGTTCGGAAAGGATCTAAAACGATTACGACCTAACATAAGCGAAGGGAAAAAAAGCAAGCAAGATGAAAAAAGAAAAACTTGCTGGTTTGGACTAAGACTAACACCCGAATATCAGTTAGACATAGGAAAGCAACAACAAATAACTTTCAGCATGAATGGTTTGTCAGGGTTGTCATAG
- a CDS encoding type II toxin-antitoxin system death-on-curing family toxin, translating into MSEYFSSDEIDEIIQFNKKIVEEDGSSFEVDLNILCSIFDKVNTRYEKELDKKTRIIKKATRILAGITFNQPFYEGNKRTAIIVTLMFLNRNGFDIPLVQTEQKRKLYDLLMATMLKSRTDTTVYSEVEEYLKQELVIKE; encoded by the coding sequence TTGTCAGAATACTTTAGCTCAGATGAGATTGACGAAATTATTCAATTCAACAAGAAAATTGTTGAAGAGGATGGTTCTTCTTTTGAGGTTGATCTAAATATTCTTTGCAGCATATTTGACAAGGTTAACACGAGGTATGAAAAAGAATTAGATAAAAAGACACGCATAATTAAGAAAGCAACTAGAATCTTGGCGGGAATTACTTTTAATCAACCATTTTATGAAGGTAACAAGAGAACAGCTATAATTGTAACATTAATGTTTCTAAATAGAAATGGATTTGATATTCCTTTGGTTCAAACTGAGCAAAAACGAAAATTATATGATTTGTTAATGGCGACTATGTTGAAATCAAGGACGGATACTACAGTTTATTCCGAAGTAGAGGAATATCTTAAACAAGAGTTAGTAATTAAAGAGTAA
- a CDS encoding TOPRIM nucleotidyl transferase/hydrolase domain-containing protein: MIFFTIRSYCPILTNCFHNFPVGIVTKLIRNGIIIVDEPEIHLHPQIQIKFIELMEKAARDLELQFIIVTHSLLFVNSKTIHKIHRFYKENGKWTKSNSPTITSNENILMDILTYSNSVKIFFASKVVLVEGDSDEYFYRYFYEYYKKINNKKDDLEFIDIWGKDHFKNWKTFLTKYNIPCFYIGDLDNVLNPELGFITRSTHTRYQKKLLSQVKKTKSKSLNNSFNFLEIL, encoded by the coding sequence ATTATATTTTTTACTATTCGATCTTACTGTCCGATTTTAACTAATTGTTTCCACAATTTTCCAGTTGGTATAGTTACCAAACTAATAAGGAATGGAATTATCATTGTAGACGAGCCAGAAATCCACTTACATCCTCAGATTCAGATTAAATTCATTGAATTAATGGAAAAAGCAGCTAGAGATCTGGAACTTCAATTCATAATCGTTACTCATTCACTCCTGTTTGTAAACTCAAAAACTATACACAAAATTCACAGATTTTATAAGGAAAATGGTAAATGGACAAAATCAAATTCACCCACTATTACCAGTAATGAAAATATACTGATGGACATTCTTACATATAGTAATTCGGTAAAAATTTTCTTTGCATCAAAAGTAGTTTTGGTAGAAGGGGATTCGGATGAATATTTTTACAGGTATTTTTATGAATATTACAAGAAAATTAATAACAAGAAAGATGACTTGGAGTTCATAGACATCTGGGGAAAAGACCATTTCAAGAATTGGAAGACGTTTTTGACAAAATATAATATTCCTTGCTTCTACATTGGTGATTTGGATAACGTTTTGAATCCTGAGTTAGGCTTCATAACAAGATCAACGCATACGAGATATCAAAAAAAATTGCTAAGTCAAGTAAAAAAAACCAAATCAAAATCTCTAAACAATTCTTTCAATTTTTTAGAGATTCTATAG
- a CDS encoding SIR2 family protein, with protein MNENFKFTFLLGAGASVPANLPTMDSMTSRYYSDYVDSFSPEEKLVVNTLKGIVESYYSSRHDIESFMSLIKSLEDPDLKRLITHQYAELNKLDHSVIDQVYKKTQQYIRTSLEKIEWRDIGYLLPMLGFLEEQPLEIFTLNYDGIIDLFCEKNHLRYSDGFDPFWNPKVFEENLQVRIYRLHGSLYWFKTLSENIIRIPVIGLDLEHVKYISLENMSEMLIYPTMEKEKYSEIYTWLNNRFISKLNETNLLIIIGYSFRDQDITTMIKEALMRTKLWIIIVSPNANELKGSLCLSDLEISSRVIAIGYGIDSLLRSGLFYQFYNKLKNNIQLEEKTWGKQHQIEDPLSEWTGIIQAYYDLECNERIDYVLKNLENYFPKKRVEMIKKQSTNRRNLWRK; from the coding sequence TTGAACGAGAATTTTAAATTCACATTTTTATTGGGGGCCGGCGCTTCCGTGCCGGCTAACCTTCCCACTATGGATTCAATGACATCTAGATATTATTCGGATTATGTTGATAGTTTTAGTCCTGAAGAAAAGCTCGTGGTTAATACTCTAAAAGGAATAGTTGAATCTTATTATTCAAGCAGACATGATATTGAATCCTTTATGTCTTTGATAAAATCTTTGGAAGACCCCGATTTAAAACGACTTATAACTCATCAATATGCTGAATTGAATAAATTAGACCATTCAGTTATAGATCAAGTTTATAAAAAGACACAACAATATATCAGAACTTCGCTAGAAAAAATCGAGTGGAGAGACATTGGTTACCTTCTTCCAATGCTAGGCTTTTTAGAAGAACAACCTTTAGAAATCTTTACCTTGAATTACGATGGTATTATCGACTTATTTTGTGAGAAGAATCATTTAAGGTATTCGGATGGTTTCGATCCATTCTGGAATCCAAAGGTATTTGAGGAAAATCTACAAGTAAGGATCTATAGGTTGCATGGTTCTTTATATTGGTTCAAAACTTTATCTGAGAACATAATACGTATTCCAGTAATTGGATTGGACCTGGAACATGTAAAGTATATATCATTAGAAAATATGTCTGAAATGTTGATCTATCCCACCATGGAAAAGGAAAAATATTCGGAGATTTATACTTGGCTCAACAATCGATTTATTTCAAAATTAAATGAAACGAATTTGTTAATAATAATTGGTTATAGTTTTAGAGATCAGGATATCACAACCATGATAAAGGAAGCACTCATGAGGACAAAGTTATGGATCATAATTGTTTCACCCAACGCAAATGAATTAAAAGGTAGCCTTTGCTTAAGTGATTTAGAAATTTCATCGAGAGTAATCGCAATAGGCTATGGTATCGACTCTTTGCTAAGAAGTGGATTATTTTATCAATTTTATAATAAACTAAAAAATAATATTCAATTGGAAGAAAAAACATGGGGGAAACAACATCAAATTGAAGATCCGCTCTCAGAGTGGACTGGAATCATACAGGCATACTATGATTTAGAATGCAACGAACGGATCGATTATGTTTTAAAAAATCTTGAAAACTACTTTCCTAAAAAACGGGTTGAAATGATCAAAAAACAGAGCACTAATAGACGTAATCTTTGGAGGAAATAG
- a CDS encoding S8 family peptidase, whose translation MVDLDHLPLPEPSLPTPRRKQRPRTKYERFDRDNSKFQKDRLNELQLLKKTHEKNKIKFGNYLDPRLIFKIKTNQYVYESNFRQDLERAGIQVLNSSTANPGYWIAFSNDSEFKEFKMKLQKHHDDDRYKYFLAIDEIVPIPVDEKIGRSLNIDQLPEMGFEFLDVEVWRMEDSELDQFLSGFENWLKENNCLILDNLITINFCILRVRISKRVLNEILALNEIALVDRPPTLEVESLLMQPIEKEQIIGPPNENCSSIAILDSGILKHPILEDAIKDYIKFDDDEEIGDHSGHGTSVASICLYGDVEKCIRDSRFEQKIWLYSLKIIFKQNKNRGNEYNKLLENRLKELVEKTIQKDPNCKIFNVSIAIPHHILKNDVVKNFNLAVLLDELAKKYNIIFVISIGNNTQLPDSNYPDHLLALEENRLLNPASSALSLTVGGIVSRLTRIDSIDVPSPITRVGPGFKGMIKPELVEYSGGGFGNESDVIIANAESVGVIEGRPFKLGKGTSFSAPRISHYLALLRNQYPFYSSNMLKCLLLSSSRIPIQRPGFLSEISEDDTETNLMKLLNVYGYGKPDISKALYSDNYRVLLIKESKLQINSYHIYEINLPQDVFDEYETLLSITLTYDPPIRKNRINYLGVAMEFHLYHNLDMDDLNSSLSADIDKEYPDDEIQKIDIKKNEIMLKPGINIRKKGVHQKGIRIIKPHEISSNKPLLLSVVSRDLGWIENVSYEQDYSIIVAIEQVNNLKLYNAIKLRNRVRVRS comes from the coding sequence ATGGTCGATCTAGATCATCTTCCTCTACCAGAACCAAGTCTTCCTACTCCCAGAAGAAAGCAAAGGCCCAGAACTAAATATGAGCGGTTTGACCGAGATAATTCAAAATTTCAAAAAGATAGACTAAATGAACTACAGCTGTTAAAGAAAACTCACGAGAAAAATAAGATCAAATTTGGAAATTATCTCGATCCAAGGCTAATTTTTAAAATAAAAACAAATCAGTATGTCTATGAATCAAATTTTAGGCAGGACTTAGAAAGGGCCGGAATTCAAGTCCTTAATTCTTCGACCGCGAATCCAGGATATTGGATAGCTTTTTCAAATGATTCAGAATTTAAAGAATTCAAAATGAAATTGCAAAAACATCATGATGACGATAGATACAAGTATTTCCTTGCCATAGATGAAATTGTTCCTATACCAGTCGACGAGAAGATTGGGCGATCTCTTAATATAGATCAGCTTCCTGAAATGGGATTTGAGTTTCTAGATGTCGAAGTGTGGCGGATGGAAGATTCCGAATTGGATCAATTCCTTTCAGGTTTTGAAAATTGGTTAAAAGAGAATAATTGTTTGATTTTAGATAACCTAATAACTATAAATTTTTGTATTTTAAGAGTCCGAATCAGTAAACGAGTATTAAATGAAATATTGGCATTGAATGAGATTGCTCTAGTGGACCGACCTCCTACTCTTGAAGTTGAATCGTTATTAATGCAACCTATAGAAAAGGAGCAGATTATAGGTCCACCTAATGAAAATTGTTCTTCTATAGCAATTTTGGATAGTGGGATTTTAAAGCACCCAATTTTGGAAGATGCGATAAAAGATTATATCAAATTCGACGATGATGAAGAAATCGGAGATCATTCTGGACACGGAACTTCTGTGGCCAGTATTTGCCTATACGGTGACGTTGAAAAATGTATTCGTGATTCACGTTTTGAGCAAAAGATTTGGTTATATTCATTAAAAATCATATTTAAACAAAATAAGAATAGAGGAAATGAATACAATAAGCTATTAGAGAATAGACTAAAGGAATTGGTTGAAAAAACGATTCAAAAGGATCCAAACTGCAAAATATTTAATGTTTCTATAGCTATTCCGCATCATATACTTAAAAATGATGTAGTTAAAAATTTTAATCTCGCAGTTCTCTTGGATGAGTTAGCAAAAAAATACAATATTATTTTTGTAATTTCTATAGGCAATAACACTCAGTTGCCAGATAGTAATTATCCCGATCATTTACTGGCGCTTGAAGAAAACAGGTTACTTAATCCCGCTTCATCTGCATTATCTTTGACAGTTGGAGGTATAGTTAGCCGGCTCACTCGTATTGATTCAATAGATGTGCCTTCACCAATTACTCGAGTCGGCCCCGGATTCAAAGGGATGATTAAACCTGAATTGGTTGAATATAGTGGTGGTGGTTTTGGAAATGAATCAGACGTTATTATCGCTAATGCTGAGTCCGTTGGTGTAATTGAGGGTAGACCTTTTAAATTAGGTAAAGGAACTAGTTTTAGTGCTCCAAGAATTTCTCATTATCTTGCGTTACTTCGAAATCAATACCCCTTCTATTCTTCAAATATGTTGAAATGTTTATTGTTGTCTTCTTCCAGAATTCCAATTCAAAGGCCTGGATTCTTGTCAGAAATTAGCGAAGACGACACAGAAACGAACTTGATGAAATTATTAAATGTATATGGATACGGAAAGCCCGATATATCTAAGGCCCTTTACTCTGACAACTATAGGGTGTTACTGATCAAAGAAAGCAAGTTGCAAATTAATTCTTATCATATTTATGAAATTAATCTTCCTCAAGATGTGTTTGACGAGTATGAGACACTTTTGTCAATTACTTTGACCTATGATCCTCCCATAAGAAAGAATAGAATTAATTATTTGGGTGTAGCAATGGAATTTCACTTGTATCATAATTTAGATATGGATGATCTCAATAGTTCTCTATCTGCAGATATAGATAAAGAATATCCAGACGATGAGATTCAAAAAATTGATATCAAAAAAAATGAAATTATGTTAAAACCAGGAATTAATATTCGCAAGAAGGGTGTTCATCAAAAAGGGATACGCATTATCAAACCTCATGAAATATCATCCAACAAGCCACTTTTACTTTCAGTAGTATCTAGAGACTTAGGGTGGATAGAAAATGTCAGTTATGAACAAGATTACTCAATCATAGTTGCTATTGAACAAGTAAATAATTTGAAGCTATATAATGCGATTAAGCTAAGAAATAGAGTCAGAGTCCGAAGTTAA
- a CDS encoding AAA family ATPase, with amino-acid sequence MPAKIIKKIRENGSKKETNFQKNLEFYPKRDIPYDTEKGLPLVHVEQNYFNFNDLVASDYVKEKLRNILVENKSVDLLSTYGLKPKQKILLCGPPGTGKTLSSRILSSVLGYPFVYVRFDSVLSSFLGETAKNIRRIFDFIEKENYVVLFDEFDIVAKNRDDKYEHGEIKRVVNNLIQMMDEYEGRSLLIAATNHHKLLDNAVWRRFDEIIYFGLPNAESRALLFHKYLAVVKRDDDYDYLSYVSSTKGFSAFDIVQICQSALKRTILSHRNVVTNADIEWAIKDQTIRKSIVNKSDL; translated from the coding sequence TTGCCAGCTAAGATCATTAAGAAGATAAGAGAAAATGGGTCAAAAAAAGAGACTAATTTTCAAAAGAATCTTGAATTCTATCCAAAAAGAGATATTCCATATGACACCGAAAAGGGACTTCCTTTGGTTCATGTTGAACAAAATTACTTTAATTTTAATGATCTAGTTGCTTCTGATTATGTAAAAGAGAAATTAAGAAATATTTTAGTAGAAAACAAAAGCGTCGATTTGTTATCAACTTATGGATTAAAACCTAAACAAAAAATTCTTTTGTGTGGACCACCGGGAACAGGAAAAACACTGAGTTCCAGAATACTTAGCTCTGTATTAGGTTATCCGTTTGTATACGTTCGCTTTGATTCTGTTCTTTCATCTTTTCTTGGTGAAACTGCCAAAAACATTAGAAGGATTTTCGATTTCATAGAAAAGGAAAACTATGTAGTTTTATTTGATGAATTTGACATTGTAGCCAAAAATAGAGATGACAAGTATGAACATGGTGAAATAAAACGTGTAGTTAATAATTTGATTCAAATGATGGATGAATATGAAGGAAGAAGTTTGCTTATTGCGGCTACAAATCATCACAAATTATTAGACAATGCGGTTTGGAGAAGATTCGACGAGATCATATATTTTGGATTGCCTAATGCGGAATCCAGAGCCCTTCTATTTCATAAATATTTGGCAGTGGTGAAAAGAGATGACGATTATGATTACTTGAGTTATGTAAGTTCAACCAAAGGTTTCTCTGCATTTGATATAGTTCAAATCTGCCAATCAGCTCTGAAACGCACCATCTTAAGTCACAGGAACGTTGTAACAAATGCAGATATTGAATGGGCTATAAAAGACCAAACGATTAGAAAATCAATTGTCAACAAGAGTGATCTTTGA
- a CDS encoding double zinc ribbon domain-containing protein: MKSNKDDTSNICLICKKDNPTGAKFCSKCGTRFPLKCPHCNNSNNFLGAVYCNECGL, from the coding sequence ATGAAGAGCAATAAAGATGATACGAGTAATATTTGTCTCATCTGTAAAAAAGATAATCCTACAGGAGCCAAATTCTGTAGTAAATGTGGAACACGGTTTCCGTTAAAATGTCCTCATTGTAATAATTCGAATAATTTTCTTGGTGCAGTATATTGTAATGAGTGTGGCCTTTAA